Proteins encoded by one window of Chloroflexota bacterium:
- a CDS encoding geranylgeranyl reductase family protein, translating into MIALDTTRCAYCGSCVSVCPVGALDLRETYLTITEECTECGLCLSACPMGALYRDVPQPKAGTLPIRDTYDLVVIGAGPAGSMAAWRGASEGLSVLLVEKRQEIGSPVRCAEGVGHEPLAAFIEPDPHWISAHIRRADIRILDSGLEMTLEAPQPYGYVLERRIFDRVLAERAALAGAHVVVKTSAVGLLREGGAVRGVRLRSAWGERDVAATVVIGADGVESQVGHWAGLDTTLLARDLMSCAQFYLVGIDIDPECNYFFIGYEIAPGGYAWVFPKGEGCANVGLGVQCDLADRPALDYLTRFVESQPTLARGHPVTLISGGVPVGLPPADIVTDGCMLVGDAAHQVDPFTGGGIINAMTAGQMAAQVAARAVRQRDASAAVLREYQEQWEADLGRRMVRNYRMRERFPPTQRTDERFLRVFALTVGGGK; encoded by the coding sequence GTGATTGCACTAGACACCACACGCTGCGCTTACTGCGGCTCATGCGTCAGCGTCTGTCCAGTGGGCGCACTCGACCTGCGCGAGACCTATCTTACGATTACCGAGGAATGCACCGAGTGCGGGTTATGCTTGTCTGCCTGCCCGATGGGCGCTCTTTATCGGGATGTGCCCCAACCCAAGGCTGGCACTTTGCCCATTCGTGATACCTACGATTTGGTGGTTATTGGGGCAGGGCCAGCGGGTTCGATGGCTGCATGGAGGGGGGCAAGTGAGGGCCTCTCGGTGCTACTGGTGGAGAAGCGTCAGGAGATTGGCTCTCCGGTTCGCTGTGCAGAAGGAGTCGGCCACGAACCCCTGGCTGCCTTCATTGAACCAGATCCACACTGGATCTCGGCTCACATCCGCAGGGCCGACATTCGCATTCTGGATAGCGGCCTCGAGATGACCCTGGAGGCTCCGCAGCCTTACGGTTACGTTCTTGAACGGCGTATCTTCGACCGAGTGCTCGCCGAGCGAGCCGCCTTGGCCGGAGCTCACGTGGTCGTGAAGACATCAGCAGTCGGCCTTCTGCGCGAGGGAGGCGCGGTGCGCGGGGTGCGCCTGCGCAGCGCATGGGGCGAGCGCGATGTCGCGGCTACGGTGGTCATTGGTGCAGATGGCGTGGAGTCACAGGTGGGTCATTGGGCTGGACTCGACACCACCCTTCTTGCGCGCGACTTGATGTCCTGTGCGCAGTTTTACTTGGTGGGTATTGACATTGATCCCGAGTGCAATTACTTCTTCATCGGCTACGAGATAGCACCAGGCGGTTATGCTTGGGTCTTTCCCAAGGGCGAGGGATGCGCCAATGTCGGCTTGGGTGTGCAGTGCGATCTGGCGGATCGCCCAGCACTGGACTATCTCACGCGCTTCGTGGAAAGCCAGCCGACACTTGCTCGAGGCCACCCTGTGACTCTCATCAGCGGTGGCGTGCCCGTTGGCCTGCCCCCAGCAGATATCGTAACTGACGGCTGTATGCTAGTGGGCGATGCGGCGCACCAGGTGGATCCTTTCACCGGTGGTGGCATCATCAACGCTATGACCGCCGGCCAAATGGCAGCGCAGGTCGCAGCACGTGCTGTCCGGCAGAGGGATGCCTCCGCAGCGGTTCTCCGTGAATACCAGGAGCAGTGGGAGGCCGACCTGGGTCGGCGCATGGTCCGCAATTACCGCATGCGCGAACGTTTCCCGCCAACCCAACGAACCGACGAACGCTTCCTCCGAGTGTTCGCACTGACGGTAGGCGGTGGCAAGTAG
- the acpP gene encoding acyl carrier protein, producing the protein MTREEVLARIRKVVAEQLGIEESKITEDADFRKDLGADSLDLVELIMTFEEEFGGEISDEDAQKIATVGDAVDYILARLVKA; encoded by the coding sequence ATGACACGTGAGGAGGTCCTGGCCCGCATCCGCAAGGTGGTGGCCGAGCAACTTGGCATTGAGGAGTCGAAGATCACCGAAGACGCGGATTTCCGAAAGGATTTGGGAGCCGACTCCTTGGACTTGGTCGAACTTATTATGACCTTTGAGGAGGAGTTCGGCGGTGAGATTTCCGATGAGGATGCCCAAAAGATCGCCACTGTCGGCGACGCGGTGGATTACATCCTCGCCCGCTTGGTGAAGGCATAG
- a CDS encoding type 2 isopentenyl-diphosphate Delta-isomerase — translation MSGNSTRKLDHLRICLEEDVHAPVLTAGLERYHFRHQALPELALSDVRLDTTFLGKPLRAPLLISAMTGGAPDTAAINRNLARAAQALGLAMGVGSQRAAIEDPTQAHTYQVREVAPDILLFANLGAVQLNYGYGLEECQQAVDMISADALVLHLNPMQECLQPGGNTNFAGLADKIAQICRGLSVPVVVKEVGWGISDWVARLLVEAGVAAIDVAGAGGTSWSEVEKHRGQGQRSRTLAEHFAHWGIPTAEAIQLVRATAPDIPIIASGGIRTGPDLAVALALGANIAGMALPLLEPATRSPEAVVEVLNVVIEGLRIAMFCAGAADIPALKATPVEVR, via the coding sequence ATGAGTGGGAACTCCACACGCAAACTGGATCATTTGCGCATCTGCTTGGAAGAGGATGTCCACGCGCCCGTCCTCACGGCGGGTTTGGAACGTTACCATTTCCGCCACCAGGCCCTGCCCGAACTGGCCTTGAGCGATGTGCGCCTGGACACCACTTTCCTGGGCAAGCCACTCCGAGCACCATTGCTCATCTCGGCCATGACAGGTGGTGCACCGGACACCGCAGCCATTAACCGGAACCTGGCCCGCGCAGCACAGGCTCTGGGCCTGGCCATGGGCGTCGGCTCGCAGCGGGCCGCCATCGAGGACCCAACCCAGGCGCATACTTACCAGGTACGCGAGGTCGCGCCCGATATCCTGCTCTTCGCTAACCTGGGCGCGGTACAACTGAACTATGGTTATGGCTTGGAGGAATGCCAACAGGCCGTGGATATGATCAGTGCAGACGCACTGGTGCTACACCTCAACCCAATGCAGGAATGCCTCCAGCCGGGAGGCAACACGAATTTCGCTGGTTTAGCCGACAAGATCGCACAGATATGCCGTGGCCTGAGCGTCCCCGTAGTGGTGAAAGAAGTTGGCTGGGGCATCAGCGACTGGGTTGCGCGGTTGCTGGTCGAGGCGGGCGTGGCGGCGATTGACGTGGCCGGCGCCGGAGGGACATCGTGGAGCGAAGTGGAGAAACATCGCGGGCAGGGGCAGCGCAGCCGGACTCTCGCCGAGCACTTCGCACACTGGGGCATTCCCACCGCGGAAGCCATCCAACTGGTGCGCGCCACCGCGCCGGACATCCCCATCATAGCCAGTGGGGGCATCCGCACCGGGCCGGATCTGGCGGTGGCCCTGGCGCTGGGGGCAAACATAGCGGGGATGGCATTGCCACTACTGGAGCCTGCGACGAGGTCCCCTGAGGCGGTGGTGGAAGTACTCAACGTGGTGATAGAGGGCTTGCGCATCGCTATGTTTTGCGCGGGGGCGGCTGATATCCCAGCACTGAAGGCAACGCCGGTGGAGGTGCGCTGA